The Pecten maximus chromosome 10, xPecMax1.1, whole genome shotgun sequence region ATAATATAAGCTTGAAGTTGAATCCCTTCTTTACAATGAAAAtgcaaatgaattttgatatacaaatgtagaatACTGTTTTAACATAATATCACTTATATTTCTGATATTGGACACCACCAATCTTTCCCTTCCCAGGAGGAGGGGTGTTACACAGGTCCATTAATCACTAGTGTTCCATAATGCTACaaacaaattttgataaaaatttcTTGCATATGACTGAACGAGGAGTTGATCAGTCATTTACCTTAAGGtcctctgtttatacaaaataaagTTCCGTTCTCTCAAGACCAATCTTAACCACCAAAATCCATCCGTGGGTTCTGGACAAGTTACATATTAGAAGACAATGTCCTTCAATACGGTTCAAGGTCTTTTATTAGAACAAACTTGATAGTTATTCATGTTCCATGCATGCTACGGGTCTATTGCAGGTCTGAGGGCCTTTTAGGTTATTGGGAAAACTTTGTTAGAGTGAAAAATGTTGATACTGGACCATTACCAGGTGGCCAGAACTAATTTCTTATAACTCCTTTTGTTTTTCCTTATAAATTCCTTTATAAACCTAGCTTGATAATGACCTCAAGCCATTATAATGCTGATATTCCTCAGAATTATTGTTGTTGTTCTACTTAGGCATTTTAATTTCTTGCAAAGGTCTAGTATCTGTCCTTTCCAATCAACTTGACACTGTACTGTAGTCTACCCAGCAATTCAAAGTGTCTGAGACATGCTGGGAAGTAATGGTGTGAATGTCTTACTCTTCAAAATCCAGTGTAACATAACTCTGGCTGTTGTAGTCTACCCAACAATACAAAGTGTAAGAAACATGGAGGGAAGTAATCATTTAAAGGAGCAACTAAACTGTTGGTCTAGTCCATTGTTTTCCAGAGGGgggggggccgcggtggccgagtggttaaggtatcccaacactttaacactagccctccacctctgggttgcgagttcgaaacctatgtggggcagttgccaggtattgaccgtaggccggtggtttttctccgggtactctggctttcctccacctccaaaacctggcacgtccttaaatgaccatggctgttaatagaacgttaaacaaaaacaaaccaaaatttcCAGAGGTTGTATCAATAGAGTTCATACATTTTCAACGTCAGATGTTATCAGACTTCCAGAGGATGTCTCAATGGAGTATGTACACTGTCGACTTCCAGAGGACGTCTCCATGGAGTATGTACACTGTCGACTTCCAGAGGACGTCTCCATGGAGTATGTACACTGTCGACTTCCAGCGGACATCTCCATGGAGTATGTACACTGTCGACTTCCAGAGGACGTCTCCATGGAGTATGTACACTGTCGACTTCCAGCGGACGTCTCCATGGAGTATGTACACTGTCGACTTCCAGAGGACGTCTCCATGGAGTATATACACTGTCGCCTTCCAGAGGACGTCTCCATGGAGTATGTACACTGTCGACTTCAAGAGGACGTCTCCATggagtatgtacactgtcaacTTCCAGAGGAAGTCTCCATGGAGTATGTACACTGTCGACTTCCAGAGGATATCTCCATGGAGTACGTACACTGTCGACTTCCAGAGGATATCTCCATGAAGTATGTACACGGTCGACTTCCAGAGGACATCTCCATGGAGTATGTACACTGTCCACTTCCAGAGGATGTCTCAATGGAGTATGTACACTGTCGACTTCCAGCGGACGTCTCCATGGAGTATGTACACTGTCGACTTCCAGAGGACGTCTCCATGAAGTATGTACACTGTCGACTTCCAGAGGATATCTCCATGGAGTATGTACACTGTCCACTTCCAGAGGACGTTTCCATGAAGTATGTACACTGTCGACTTCCATAGGATATCTCCATGGAGTATGTACACTGTCGACTTCCAGAGGATGTCCCCATGGAGTATGTACACTGTCGACTTCCAGAGGACGTCTCCATGGAGTATGTACACTGTCGACTTCCAGAGGACGTACGTCTCCATGGAGTATGTACACTGTCGACTTCCAGAGGACATCTCCATGGAGTATGTACACTGTCCACTTCCAGAGGACGTCTCCATGGAGTATGTACACTGTCGACTTCCAGAGGACGTCTCTGGAGTATGTACACTGTCGACTTCCAGAGGACGTCTCCATGGAGTATGTACACTGTCGACTTCCAGAGGATATCTCAATGAAGTATGTACACTGTTGACTTCCAGAGGACGTCTCCATGGAGTACGTACACTGTCGACTTCCAGAGGACGTCTCCATGGAGTACGTACACTGTCGACTTCCAGAACACGTCTCCATGGAGTACGTACACTGTCAACTTCCAGAGGACATCTCCATGGAGTATGTACACTGTCGACTTCCAGAGGACGTCTCCATGGAGTACGTACACTGTCGACTTCCAGAACACGTCTCCATGGAGTACGTACACTGTCGACTTCCAGAGGACATCTCCATGGAGTATGTACACTGTCGACTTCCAGAGGACGTCTCCATGGAGTATGTACACTGTCGACTTCCAGAGGACGTCTCCATGGAGTATGTACACTGTCGACTTCCAGAGGACGTCTCCATGGAGTATGTACACTGTCGACTTCCAGCGGACGTCTCCATTGAGTATGTACACTGTCGACTTCCAGAGGACGTCTCCATGGAGTATGTACACTGTCGACTTCCAGAGGATATCTCCATGGAGTACGTACACTGTCGACTTCCAGAGGATGTCTCCATGGAGTACGTACACTGTCGCCTTCCAGAGGACGTCTCCATGGAGTACGTACACTGTCGACTTCCAGAGGACGTCTCCATGGAGTACGTACACTGTCGACTTCCAGAGGACGTCTCCATGGAGTACGTACACTGTCGACTTCCAGAGGACGTCTCCATGGAGTACGTACACTGTAGACTTCCAGAGGACGTCTCCATGGAGTACGTACACTGTCGACTTCCAGAGGACGTCTCTATGGAGTACGTACACTGTCGACTTCCAGAGGACGTCTCCATGGAGTACGTACACTGTCGACTTCCAGAGGACGTCTCCATGGAGTATGTACACTGTCGACTTCCAGAGGACGTCTCCATGGAGTACGTACACTGTAGACTTCCAGAGGACGTCTCCATGGAGTACGTACACTGTCGACTTCCAGAGGACGTCTCCATGGAGTACGTACACTGTCGACTTCCAGAGGATATCTCCATGGAGTATGTACACTGTAGACTCCATGGAttacaaaattgtttaaatgcTACTTTTCAAGATACAGTATGAACAATAAGtggaaatataaaaatattatatatatatataatactgaacaagaggcccaagggccttaacagtcacctgaggtttgaaatattttagttAATATAATCCTTTCTGGAGCCTGCCCATCGGCTCCTTCAGGTAAGTCAGGACTaacatatgcataccatcaaaatgtcattccattctgataatgttaaccaagttagaatgaattccaacagaaatcaaacaaatgatagtcaaaaacataatatataaactaGAGTGAAGTTAACCCATCTATCGATGAAGAGTATTCTATTCTACCAaatttgggtcttgagaagatttaaataaatttgGGTCAATATGACCCCTTTTTGTTCCCCGAGAGGTGGGAACTATAGAATTCCCTAATTTTGGTTAACCTTTGGCCATGAAAGGAATCTgcaaaattacatttaaattggctcaggggtttctgagaagaagtcgaaaatgtgaattgtttacggatgtACGACAGACGATGCACATTGacggacaaaaggtgattagaatTGGttacttgagactttgtctcaaaGGACCCAAAAATGCCAATTGGTTGAATTAATTAATGCTAAAAGTTGAAGCAAATTAAAATCCTTTGTTCTGCACAAATAAGGCGTCAACATATATTCTCTATAGTTATCACACCGCTAAAGACGAGAAAGCCTCAATGTCATTTAAAGCACTGAAGAAACATAAAATGTGCAGTCGATTTTAGTTAAGAGAAAATATCTTTTTCTGTTCAAATATTTCTGTTGTCTCTACATGTCATCATGCCTTTTGTTAATTGCTCCACGCTACTTTAGGAGAGAAAAAAATTCATCATGAAAACATTTCAACACCAAGAcattttaatgttgaaaattGAAATCGATGAGCACTAGAAAATTGTAATTATTGTCTCTTAAACGAGATAAAACCTTGAAACCCCCCTCACTGTCTGGGGTTTAAGTACGGCTATCACACTCACAACTCCCAGACATTCAAGAAGATTGCAGGAAAACTATTTAAAATAGCTTTGATTTAATCCCTTTTCAACAAACTTAAATGAAATTAGGTGACACTATTACAGGCCCACGGTGACGGTGCATTAGCCTCCATTGTACAAATTCTCAGAGACAAGTGCTTGAGTATGAAACTTAAACCCATAAGATTTTTCAAGGTTATATACCGACAACGACATGCGACATGCGAAGTCTTGGAATCACCAGACAGTCTGACAGGAAATAGAAATGTT contains the following coding sequences:
- the LOC117336562 gene encoding DNA-binding protein HEXBP-like, with amino-acid sequence MEISSGSRQCTYSMETSSGSRQCTYSMETSSGSLQCTYSMETSSGSRQCTYSMETSSGSRQCTYSMETSSGSRQCTYSIETSSGSRQCTYSMETSSGSLQCTYSMETSSGSRQCTYSMETSSGSRQCTYSMETSSGSRQCTYSMETSSGRRQCTYSMETSSGSRQCTYSMEISSGSRQCTYSMETSSGSRQCTYSMETSAGSRQCTYSMETSSGSRQCTYSMETSSGSRQCTYSMETSSGSRQCTYSMEMSSGSRQCTYSMETCSGSRQCTYSMETSSGSRQCTYSMEMSSGS